Proteins encoded together in one Procambarus clarkii isolate CNS0578487 chromosome 67, FALCON_Pclarkii_2.0, whole genome shotgun sequence window:
- the LOC138355474 gene encoding proteoglycan 4-like: protein MLSKSKNASHSATFMTPKNLEIITIQKSPVATRTRNGTAITGTQKALWTTTTQKGQWTTTTQTTKLAITTQKAPVITDTQKAAWTVTTQKATVAIAPQKASTNTCTQKAPVIIDTQKAPWTTAAQKAPVIFDTQKAPWTTTAQKAPVIFDTQKAPWTTTAQKAPVILDTQKAPWSTTAQKAPVILDTQKAPWTTTAQKAPVILDTQKAPWTTTAQKAPVILDTQKAPWTTTAQKAPVILDTQKAPWTTTAQKAPVILDTQKAPWSTTAQKAPVIIDPHKTPWITKTQKVPVINDKQKAPWSTKTEKAPVTTTTQKAPVTTTTQKAPVTTTTQKAPVTTTTQKAPVTTTTQKAPVTTTTQKAPVTTTTQEVPATNMPQEAPGTTMPQEAPGTITPQEAPGTTMPQEAPTTTMPQEAPPTTMPQGAPPTTMPLEAPPTTMPQEVPTTTMPQEAPPTTMPLEAPTTTMPQEVPTTTMPQEAPPTTMPQEAPPTTMPQEAPPTTMPLEDPTTTMPQEVPATTMPQKAPATTIPQEGPTTTIPQEGPTTTMPQETPTTTIPQEAPGTTIPQEAPPTTMPQEAPPTTMPQEAPATTTTKTLVATMTQKKQERTTGSVPTTTRLVKSTTTRRVPRTKVRRASTTTARKTPVTTKVRRAQTTITTRSTTTTILRAPSTIAPTRKASTRQTLRKSSTKSKRKKSSRKPPVVWRRLLAVGEEGSGRISLLEGITRCHTNDNSSAHNNGSSDKQAPLSVNGTQVQLWCSRGYFARDQDKRLDSYSYLGHHVVLICFSIACPESLRMAKERWAPEVAWFIPDTPVILVGCHKEVREATTTTKKHKQKKQKAVAYEEGVAAAQDVGAVAYLEYNSCTGDGMAEIIEMAAAHALKNNSLEYSPLKRCRHANCAPETCPHRRDRCTIL from the exons ATGTTGTCCAAATCAAAGAATGCTTCACATTCAGCGACATTTATGACACCAAAGAATCTAGAAATCATCACAATACAGAAGTCTCCAGTGGCTACCAGGACACGGAACGGCACAGCGATCACCGGTACACAGAAGGCCCTatggaccaccacaacacagaaGGGCCAATGGACCACCACGACACAAACGACCAAATTGGCCATCACAACGCAGAAGGCTCCGGTGATAACTGATACACAAAAGGCCGCATGGACCGTCACGACACAGAAGGCCACAGTGGCCATCGCACCACAGAAGGCATCGACGAACACTTGTACACAGAAGGCGCCGGTGATCATCGACACGCAGAAGGCCCCATGGACCACCGCAGCACAGAAAGCACCAGTAATCTTCGACACACAGAAGgccccatggaccaccacagcacAGAAAGCACCAGTAATCTTCGACACACAGAAGgccccatggaccaccacagcacAGAAAGCACCAGTAATCCTCGACACACAGAAGGCCCCATGGTCCACCACAGCACAGAAGGCGCCAGTAATCCTCGACACACAGAAGgccccatggaccaccacagcacAGAAAGCACCAGTAATCCTCGACACACAGAAGgccccatggaccaccacagcacAGAAAGCACCAGTAATCCTCGACACACAGAAGgccccatggaccaccacagcacAGAAAGCACCAGTAATCCTCGACACACAGAAGgccccatggaccaccacagcacAGAAAGCACCAGTAATCCTCGACACACAGAAGGCCCCATGGTCCACCACAGCACAGAAGGCGCCAGTGATCATTGATCCACACAAGACCCCATGGATCACTAAGACACAGAAAGTCCCAGTGATTAATGATAAACAGAAGGCCCCATGGAGCACAAAAACAGAGAAGGCTCCAGTGACCACCACGACACAGAAGGCGCCAGTGACCACCACGACACAGAAGGCGCCAGTGACCACCACGACACAGAAGGCGCCAGTGACCACCACGACACAGAAGGCGCCAGTGACCACCACGACACAGAAGGCGCCAGTGACCACCACGACACAGAAGGCGCCAGTGACCACCACGACACAAGAGGTCCCAGCGACCAATATGCCACAAGAGGCCCCAGGAACCACTATGCCACAAGAGGCCCCTGGGACCATTACGCCACAAGAGGCCCCAGGAACCACTATGCCACAAGAGGCCCCAACGACCACTATGCCACAAGAGGCCCCACCGACCACTATGCCACAAGGGGCCCCACCGACCACTATGCCACTGGAGGCCCCACCGACCACTATGCCACAGGAGGTCCCAACGACCACTATGCCACAAGAGGCCCCACCGACCACTATGCCACTGGAGGCCCCAACGACCACTATGCCACAGGAGGTCCCAACGACCACTATGCCACAAGAGGCCCCACCGACCACTATGCCACAAGAGGCCCCACCGACCACTATGCCACAAGAGGCCCCACCGACCACTATGCCACTGGAGGACCCAACGACCACTATGCCACAGGAGGTCCCAGCGACCACTATGCCACAAAAGGCCCCAGCGACCACTATTCCACAAGAGGGCCCAACGACCACTATTCCACAAGAGGGCCCAACGACCACTATGCCACAAGAGACCCCAACGACCACTATTCCACAGGAGGCCCCAGGAACCACTATTCCACAAGAGGCCCCACCGACCACTATGCCACAAGAGGCCCCACCGACCACTATGCCACAAGAGGCCCCAGCGACCACTACGACAAAGACCTTGGTCGCCACCATGACACAAAAGAAACAAGAGAGAACAACAGGAAGTGTCCCAACAACCACTCGTTTAGTCAAATCGACCACAACACGGCGGGTCCCAAGGACCAAGGTACGAAGGGCCTCAACGACCACGGCAAGGAAGACCCCAGTCACCACCAAGGTACGAAGAGCCCAGACGACCATTACAACTAGGTCAACGACCACCACGATACTGAGGGCCCCATCGACAATCGCACCAACACGAAAAGCCTCTACGAGGCAGACACTTCGTAAGTCTTCCACAAAATCCAAGCGAAAGAAGTCTTCGAGAAAGCCTCCAGTAGTTTGGAGGAGACTGCTGGCTGTAGGCGAAGAAGGGAGTGGGAGGATCAGCTTGCTGGAGGGCATAACTCGTTGCCACACCAACGACAACAGCAGCGCCCATAACAACGGCAGCTCCGACAAACAGGCTCCGCTCAGCGTCAACGGTACACAG GTGCAACTCTGGTGCAGTCGAGGGTATTTCGCCAGAGATCAGGACAAGAGGCTCGATTCCTACAGCTACCTAGGCCACCACGTGGTGTTAATCTGCTTCTCCATTGCCTGCCCCGAGTCGCTACGCATGGCTAAAGAGAGGTGGGCGCCTGAAGTTGCCTGGTTCATCCCTGACACGCCCGTCATCCTTGTTGGCTGCCACAAG GAAGTCCGAGAGGCCACAACGACCACGAAGAAACACAAGCAAAAGAAGCAGAAGGCAGTTGCGTACGAGGAGGGTGTGGCCGCGGCTCAAGATGTGGGTGCGGTGGCCTATCTGGAGTACAACTCGTGTACTGGAGACGGCATGGCAGAGATCATCGAGATGGCCGCCGCGCACGCCCTAAAGAACAACAGTCTCGAATACTCTCCTCTCAAGCGTTGCCGACACGCAAATTGTGCACCAGAAACCTGTCCACACCGTAGGGACAGGTGCACTATCCTGTAA
- the LOC138355473 gene encoding uncharacterized protein — MVPQWTSVVVVVLALVSVTSAIKCYQCSNCGTSVGNVQGCNPEYDVCMKLDLPGRIEKACGRSNACGLRTFDRDATIALNTIRTYLGSVDTGIQIPDDNALAKMIKCCDDDLCNSAVSKLINPLLLLLVPLIMYSLQY, encoded by the exons ATGGTGCCGCAgtggacaagtgtggtggtggtggtgctagcacTAGTGTCCGTGACCTCTGCCATTAAGTGTTACCAGTGTAGCAACTGTGGTACCTCTGTTGGAAACGTTCAGGGATGTAATCCTGAATACGATGTCTGCATG AAACTTGACCTTCCTGGCCGGATAGAAAAGGCTTGTGGACGCAGTAACGCGTGCGGTTTGAGAACCTTTGACCGGGATGCCACCATTGCCTTAAACACCATCAGGACCTATCTTGGTAGTGTGGATACAG GTATTCAAATTCCGGACGACAACGCGCTGGCGAAGATGATAAAGTGTTGTGATGATGATCTATGTAACTCTGCCGTGAGCAAGCTCATaaaccctctcctcctcctcctcgtgccTCTCATCATGTACTCCTTGCAGTACTaa